The following proteins come from a genomic window of Kitasatospora sp. NBC_01246:
- a CDS encoding PhlD: protein MPTPTTAYVGRPAVVAGPHLVRAERIRDDILARNPRYSPRQAQTVRMALSNLPGTRRYFQPYEVVTSPDRTAAERKTTTMADLLAAAESAAREALANAGAGTADVDCVVVSSATGDGVPGLDILLQQRLGLRPDISRRPMTQLACAGGAHVLIAAQEYLAANPGGVVLVVAGESLSSLYQDSRTSIEDQIYKGLWGDLVGAAVVTGERRTPGLRLGHRFEYTVPGSTDRYRKLTDDRGDHFASTRASLRSVTDLGPALLDWLDRHDARELDFGVLHPGGPAILDRLGTLLGVDEDFLRHSKAVLAEEGNLGGATVFSVLARTHRTPPAAGARGLVFGLGPGVALSALLVTWADGPAV from the coding sequence ATGCCTACCCCGACCACCGCGTACGTCGGCCGACCGGCCGTGGTCGCGGGCCCCCACCTCGTCCGCGCCGAACGGATACGCGACGACATCCTCGCCCGCAATCCCCGCTACTCGCCCCGGCAGGCCCAGACGGTCCGGATGGCCCTGAGCAACCTGCCCGGCACCCGCCGGTACTTCCAGCCGTACGAGGTCGTCACCTCGCCCGACCGCACCGCCGCCGAGCGCAAGACCACCACCATGGCCGACCTGCTGGCCGCCGCCGAGAGCGCCGCCCGCGAGGCGCTGGCGAACGCGGGGGCGGGCACCGCGGACGTCGACTGCGTCGTCGTCAGCAGTGCCACCGGTGACGGGGTGCCGGGGCTGGACATCCTGCTCCAGCAGCGGCTCGGGCTCCGCCCGGACATCAGCCGCCGGCCGATGACGCAGCTGGCCTGCGCGGGCGGCGCGCACGTCCTGATCGCGGCCCAGGAGTACCTGGCCGCAAACCCGGGCGGCGTCGTCCTGGTGGTCGCGGGCGAGTCGCTCTCCTCGCTCTACCAGGACAGCCGGACGTCGATCGAGGACCAGATCTACAAGGGGCTCTGGGGGGACCTCGTCGGCGCGGCCGTCGTCACGGGCGAGCGGCGCACGCCCGGGCTGCGCCTCGGCCACCGCTTCGAGTACACCGTGCCGGGGTCCACCGACCGGTACCGCAAGCTGACCGACGACCGCGGCGACCACTTCGCCTCCACCCGGGCCTCGCTCCGCTCGGTCACCGACCTGGGGCCGGCCCTGCTCGACTGGCTGGACCGGCACGACGCCCGGGAGCTCGACTTCGGTGTGCTGCACCCGGGCGGCCCCGCGATCCTCGACCGGCTCGGCACCCTGCTCGGCGTGGACGAGGACTTCCTCCGGCACTCCAAGGCGGTGCTCGCCGAGGAGGGCAACCTGGGCGGGGCGACGGTCTTCTCCGTCCTGGCCCGGACCCACCGGACGCCCCCGGCCGCCGGTGCGCGGGGCCTGGTCTTCGGCCTCGGGCCGGGGGTCGCCCTCAGCGCCCTGCTCGTCACCTGGGCCGACGGCCCCGCCGTCTGA
- a CDS encoding ABC transporter ATP-binding protein yields MTPSTEAVLSVRDLSVAFADPRGGAPVHAVRGLSFDLARGEVLGLVGESGSGKSATGLAVLGLHDPRTTTVTGSIRLAGRELVGAGESVLREVRGGRVALVFQDALTSLSPFHDVGAQLAEMYRLHHPGAGRAETRRRAVAMLDRVGIPAARAGDHPHRFSGGMRQRVMIAMALMNDPDVLIADEPTTALDARVQRQVLDLLGELQREHGTAVLLVSHDLGVVAGTTDRTLVLRDGRQVESAPTAELLAAPRQPYTRALVGAALTADTVPGTPLATVDEPSPSFTFAPRAAAAPDRPLVEVEELAVHFPGRRRPTGRRGEPVRAVEGVSLRIAPGETLGLVGESGSGKSTTSRVLAGLQPVTAGRVRYDGIDVTAPDRALRRRLAREIQLVFQDPYASLNPRRTVAQTLDTPLRLHTALGPAERRERSAELLEQVGLAAGHLDRYPHEFSGGQRQRIGIARALAPEPRLIIADEPVSALDVSVRAQVLNLLMELRERLGVAFLFVSHDLAVVRHFCDRVAVMHGGRLVESADRDRLFAAPHTDYTRELLAAAH; encoded by the coding sequence ATGACCCCCTCCACCGAAGCGGTGCTGAGCGTCCGCGACCTCTCCGTCGCCTTCGCCGACCCGCGCGGCGGCGCTCCCGTGCACGCCGTCCGCGGCCTCTCCTTCGACCTCGCCCGGGGTGAAGTCCTCGGCCTGGTCGGCGAGTCCGGCTCCGGCAAGTCCGCGACCGGCCTGGCCGTGCTCGGCCTGCACGACCCGCGCACCACCACCGTCACCGGCTCGATCCGGCTCGCCGGCCGGGAGCTGGTCGGCGCCGGTGAGTCCGTGCTGCGCGAGGTGCGCGGCGGCCGGGTCGCCCTGGTCTTCCAGGACGCGCTCACCTCGCTCAGTCCGTTCCACGACGTGGGTGCGCAGCTGGCCGAGATGTACCGGCTGCACCACCCGGGCGCCGGGCGTGCCGAGACCCGGCGGCGGGCCGTCGCCATGCTGGACCGGGTCGGCATCCCGGCCGCCCGGGCCGGCGACCACCCGCACCGGTTCTCGGGCGGCATGCGCCAGCGGGTGATGATCGCCATGGCACTGATGAACGACCCCGACGTGCTGATCGCCGACGAGCCGACCACCGCGCTGGACGCCCGCGTCCAGCGGCAGGTCCTCGACCTGCTGGGCGAGTTGCAGCGCGAGCACGGCACCGCGGTGCTGCTGGTCAGCCACGACCTCGGCGTGGTGGCCGGGACGACCGACCGCACACTGGTGCTGCGCGACGGCCGGCAGGTCGAGTCCGCGCCGACCGCCGAGCTGCTGGCGGCGCCGCGACAGCCCTACACCCGGGCCCTGGTGGGCGCGGCGCTGACCGCGGACACCGTGCCGGGCACACCGCTGGCCACCGTCGACGAACCGTCGCCGTCCTTCACCTTCGCGCCACGGGCGGCCGCCGCCCCCGACCGCCCGCTGGTGGAGGTCGAGGAGCTCGCCGTGCACTTCCCCGGGCGGCGGCGCCCCACCGGCCGGCGCGGCGAACCCGTCCGCGCGGTGGAGGGCGTGAGCCTGCGGATCGCGCCCGGTGAGACGCTCGGGCTGGTCGGCGAGTCCGGCTCCGGAAAGTCCACCACCTCACGCGTGCTGGCCGGCCTGCAGCCGGTGACCGCCGGCCGGGTGCGCTACGACGGGATCGACGTCACCGCCCCCGACCGGGCGCTGCGCCGCCGGCTCGCCCGCGAGATCCAGCTGGTCTTCCAGGATCCGTACGCCTCGCTCAACCCGCGCCGCACCGTCGCCCAGACCCTGGACACGCCGCTGCGCCTGCACACCGCCCTCGGCCCCGCCGAACGGCGCGAGCGGTCCGCCGAGTTGCTGGAGCAGGTCGGGCTGGCGGCCGGCCACCTGGACCGCTATCCGCACGAGTTCTCCGGCGGCCAGCGCCAGCGGATCGGCATCGCCCGGGCACTCGCCCCCGAACCGCGCCTGATCATCGCCGACGAACCGGTCTCCGCGCTGGACGTCTCGGTCCGCGCCCAGGTGCTCAACCTGCTGATGGAGCTGCGCGAACGCCTCGGCGTCGCCTTCCTGTTCGTCTCGCACGACCTCGCCGTGGTGCGGCACTTCTGCGACCGCGTCGCGGTGATGCACGGCGGCCGGCTGGTGGAGTCGGCCGACCGCGACCGGCTGTTCGCCGCCCCGCACACCGACTACACCCGGGAGCTGCTCGCCGCCGCGCACTGA
- a CDS encoding ABC transporter substrate-binding protein: MRWIKPSLAVVATAVLATSCSAGAGSTPGTGAGATARESSPLTAALGTEKESAGPAPAVPGARPGGTVNVYNTTDFRHLDPQKVYAGAAYNTSLLWGRQLTQYQVVDGKARLVGDLATDTGTPADGGRTWTYRLKEGVAWEDGQPITSQQVKYGIERSFGKGYEVGPPYWPQWLTGEASYDDARKNYAGPQDGDLAAIETPDDRTLVLHFPQPQADVPYMAAQSSSSPVRRDKDTGTDYDRLPFASGPYRIAEHVQNTRLVLERNPHWKAETDPIRSQYPERFVFTFGKEALNINQEILSGRDGGADATTVATQLSPELYQNVDTDPKAKELVVSGRQGAFVTQLVINNERVPDVEVRKALHLAYPRQQARQVQGGSRVGELATTLSSPALVDWQKYDLYPAKPEGDPEAAKQALARAKQPPAALTYAYASTPNGQRVAQVLVEGFAKAGITIVPKPVDPKALLDEAHRADSPYDLFEETSSVDWPTPSTLVPFSFDGRANGDLNSARYRNAEVDREIDRINQIGEPRAKAKELYALEQTVMKDVPVLPFAYPAVNQLRGSNVGGAFVHPIYGSVGLAWLYLKS, encoded by the coding sequence CTCGGCCGGCGCGGGCTCCACCCCGGGTACCGGCGCCGGGGCCACCGCCCGGGAGTCCTCGCCGCTGACCGCCGCGCTCGGCACCGAGAAGGAGAGCGCCGGCCCGGCCCCCGCCGTCCCCGGCGCCCGCCCGGGCGGCACCGTGAACGTCTACAACACCACCGACTTCCGCCACCTCGACCCGCAGAAGGTCTACGCCGGCGCCGCGTACAACACCTCGCTGCTCTGGGGCCGCCAGCTGACCCAGTACCAGGTGGTGGACGGCAAGGCCAGGCTGGTCGGCGACCTCGCCACCGACACGGGGACCCCGGCCGACGGCGGCCGCACCTGGACGTACCGGCTGAAGGAGGGCGTGGCCTGGGAGGACGGGCAGCCGATCACCTCCCAGCAGGTCAAGTACGGCATCGAGCGCTCCTTCGGCAAGGGCTACGAGGTCGGCCCGCCGTACTGGCCGCAGTGGCTCACCGGCGAGGCCAGCTACGACGACGCGCGCAAGAATTACGCCGGCCCGCAGGACGGCGACCTCGCCGCGATCGAGACCCCGGACGACCGCACCCTCGTCCTGCACTTCCCGCAGCCGCAGGCCGACGTGCCGTACATGGCCGCACAGTCCTCCTCCTCGCCGGTGCGCAGGGACAAGGACACCGGCACGGACTACGACCGGCTGCCGTTCGCCAGCGGCCCGTACCGGATCGCCGAGCACGTCCAGAACACCCGGCTGGTGCTGGAGCGCAATCCGCACTGGAAGGCGGAGACCGACCCGATCCGCTCGCAGTACCCGGAGAGGTTCGTCTTCACCTTCGGCAAGGAGGCGCTCAACATCAACCAGGAGATCCTCTCCGGCCGGGACGGCGGCGCCGACGCCACCACGGTGGCGACCCAGCTCTCCCCCGAGCTCTACCAGAACGTGGACACCGACCCGAAGGCCAAGGAGCTGGTGGTCTCCGGCCGCCAGGGCGCCTTCGTCACCCAGCTCGTGATCAACAACGAGCGGGTGCCGGACGTCGAGGTCCGCAAGGCCCTGCACCTGGCCTACCCGCGCCAGCAGGCGCGCCAGGTCCAGGGCGGCTCCCGGGTCGGCGAGCTGGCCACCACCCTCAGCTCCCCCGCCCTGGTCGACTGGCAGAAGTACGACCTGTACCCGGCCAAGCCGGAGGGCGACCCGGAGGCCGCCAAGCAGGCGCTCGCCCGGGCCAAGCAGCCGCCGGCCGCGCTGACCTACGCCTACGCCTCCACCCCGAACGGGCAGCGGGTCGCCCAGGTGCTCGTGGAGGGCTTCGCCAAGGCCGGCATCACCATCGTGCCGAAGCCGGTCGACCCCAAGGCGCTGCTGGACGAGGCGCACCGCGCCGACTCCCCGTACGACCTGTTCGAGGAGACCAGCTCGGTCGACTGGCCGACCCCCTCCACGCTGGTCCCGTTCTCCTTCGACGGCCGGGCCAACGGCGACCTCAACTCCGCCCGCTACCGCAACGCCGAGGTGGACAGGGAGATCGACCGGATCAACCAGATCGGCGAGCCGCGCGCCAAGGCCAAGGAACTGTACGCGCTGGAGCAGACGGTGATGAAGGACGTACCGGTGCTGCCCTTCGCCTACCCGGCCGTGAACCAGCTGCGCGGCAGCAACGTCGGCGGGGCGTTCGTCCACCCGATCTACGGTTCGGTCGGGCTGGCCTGGCTCTACCTCAAGTCCTGA
- a CDS encoding ABC transporter permease has product MLSFALRRTLQALAVLVAVSAAAFALFYAAPADPARAACGPRCDSGQVAAVRQSMGLDQPLLTQYTDYLAGVVAGRDIADVDGSVIHCDAPCLGYSYRLHQPVTEALVDHLPVTFSLTAGALAVLVLFGLGTGFVSALRHGTRTDRLLSGFTLVGASVQIYFLGYVAQWALVYSTGLLPLPSYTPPAEDPAAWAGGMLLPWLVLGFVNSAVFARLSRSQLLETMNEEYVRTARGKGLGRVRTHLKYTSRGAAGPLVQLLGLEAGALLGGAVITETVFGLNGVGTFAAEAVSGQDLPAVVGAVLLAACFVVLFVALADLAVAWLDPRIRLS; this is encoded by the coding sequence ATGCTCTCCTTCGCCCTGCGGCGGACCCTCCAGGCCCTCGCCGTCCTGGTCGCGGTCTCCGCCGCCGCCTTCGCCCTCTTCTACGCCGCCCCCGCCGACCCGGCCCGCGCGGCCTGCGGCCCGCGCTGCGACTCCGGCCAGGTCGCGGCCGTCCGCCAGAGCATGGGCCTGGACCAGCCGCTGCTCACCCAGTACACCGACTACCTCGCCGGAGTCGTGGCCGGACGGGACATCGCGGACGTCGACGGCTCGGTCATCCACTGCGACGCACCCTGCCTCGGTTACTCCTACCGGCTCCACCAGCCCGTCACCGAGGCCCTGGTCGACCACCTGCCGGTGACCTTCTCGCTCACCGCCGGCGCGCTCGCCGTCCTGGTGCTGTTCGGGCTCGGCACCGGCTTCGTCTCCGCCCTGCGCCACGGGACCAGGACGGACCGGCTGCTCTCCGGCTTCACCCTGGTCGGTGCCAGCGTGCAGATCTACTTCCTCGGGTACGTCGCCCAGTGGGCGCTGGTCTACTCGACCGGCCTGCTGCCGCTGCCCTCCTACACCCCGCCGGCCGAGGACCCGGCCGCCTGGGCGGGCGGCATGCTGCTGCCCTGGCTCGTCCTCGGCTTCGTCAACTCGGCCGTCTTCGCCCGGCTCTCGCGCTCCCAGCTGCTGGAGACGATGAACGAGGAGTACGTCCGCACCGCGCGCGGCAAGGGCCTCGGCCGGGTGCGCACCCACCTCAAGTACACCTCGCGCGGCGCCGCCGGTCCGCTGGTGCAGCTGCTCGGGCTGGAGGCCGGCGCGCTGCTCGGCGGCGCGGTGATCACCGAGACGGTGTTCGGGCTGAACGGCGTGGGCACCTTCGCCGCCGAGGCCGTCTCCGGGCAGGACCTGCCGGCCGTGGTCGGCGCCGTCCTGCTCGCCGCCTGCTTCGTGGTGCTGTTCGTCGCCCTGGCCGACCTCGCGGTGGCCTGGCTCGATCCCCGCATCCGTCTCAGCTGA